A part of Thermosphaera sp. genomic DNA contains:
- the hisS gene encoding histidine--tRNA ligase, which translates to MSNDYLNPPRGTRDLTGEEALLHEHLADTFRETARLSGFTPIITPTIEYFKLFEAKSGEEIKNSMYVFQDKAGRLLALRPEVTASVVRAYLKHLRSEPKPLRLYYVAQCFRYEEPQQARYREFWQAGLEVIGDPDVNADLSAASAASAFLEKAGLSHYYVVGNVALHRAVMSSMGLDQEAQDHILHLIDKERVGEALRELSSRAGGENAALFAAILDSRLSQVEDVVRDLKKALGEAYERVLSEHSRTVEFIESLESLGYRAEYNPRLVRGLAYYTGLIFEYKAGGIDASVGGGGRYDGLTTVYGGGFEYSTGLALGLDRIALVLSKSFKPVRKRSVMIVLVKNIPLEHGHRVAKTLVNSNVAAYVLRTDSLSKALKLASKKGFDKVVIIGERELAEKSATVKDMATGVQESVKLEELADKLARPG; encoded by the coding sequence ATGAGCAACGACTACTTAAACCCTCCACGGGGAACAAGGGATTTAACCGGGGAGGAAGCACTGCTCCACGAACACCTAGCCGATACGTTCAGGGAGACGGCCCGCCTATCAGGCTTCACACCCATCATAACCCCTACCATAGAGTACTTCAAGCTCTTCGAGGCCAAGAGCGGCGAGGAGATCAAGAACTCAATGTACGTGTTCCAGGACAAGGCGGGCAGGCTCCTAGCCCTGAGGCCCGAGGTAACAGCGAGCGTCGTGAGAGCCTACTTGAAGCACCTCAGGAGCGAGCCGAAGCCCCTGAGGCTCTACTACGTGGCCCAGTGCTTCAGGTACGAGGAACCCCAGCAAGCCAGGTACAGGGAGTTCTGGCAGGCGGGGCTGGAGGTCATAGGAGACCCGGACGTCAACGCAGACCTCTCCGCCGCCTCCGCGGCCAGCGCGTTCCTCGAGAAGGCCGGACTCAGCCACTACTACGTGGTCGGGAACGTCGCGCTCCACAGAGCAGTGATGTCGAGCATGGGCTTGGATCAAGAAGCCCAGGACCACATACTACACTTAATCGACAAGGAGAGGGTTGGAGAAGCCCTCAGGGAGCTCTCGTCGAGAGCGGGCGGGGAGAACGCCGCGCTGTTCGCAGCGATCCTGGATTCACGGCTGAGCCAGGTTGAAGACGTAGTGAGGGATTTGAAAAAAGCCCTCGGCGAAGCATACGAGCGCGTGCTGAGCGAGCACTCGAGGACCGTGGAGTTCATAGAGTCGCTGGAGAGCCTCGGCTACAGGGCGGAGTACAACCCCAGGCTGGTAAGGGGTCTCGCATACTACACGGGGCTGATCTTCGAGTACAAGGCGGGAGGCATCGACGCGAGCGTGGGGGGAGGGGGACGCTACGACGGGTTGACAACCGTCTACGGGGGCGGGTTCGAATACTCCACAGGGCTCGCCCTAGGGCTCGACAGGATAGCCCTGGTCCTCTCCAAGAGCTTCAAGCCCGTGAGGAAGAGGTCCGTGATGATCGTGCTCGTCAAGAACATCCCGCTCGAACACGGCCACAGGGTTGCGAAAACCCTCGTGAACAGCAACGTCGCAGCATACGTCCTCAGGACGGATTCCCTCTCCAAAGCCTTGAAGCTGGCGAGCAAGAAAGGGTTCGACAAGGTAGTGATAATAGGGGAGAGGGAGCTGGCCGAGAAATCCGCTACAGTCAAGGACATGGCCACGGGGGTTCAGGAGTCGGTTAAGCTGGAGGAGCTGGCCGACAAGCTCGCGCGGCCCGGCTAG
- a CDS encoding endonuclease, translating into MQQGTAATFDEDTCTSIVKEEGAGELEAKWFGRRGEQGLVLSLVETAYLLLSEKIQVSSTRGAASDLNQLVSLHQECFAEFFWPMLTVYKDLRDRGRRVKPVGRNSFLVRDKQGGMKLVYVLEEKHLEKTSELMSYVEAARSNSLETVFAVVSLQGDLTYYEVSRINPVVE; encoded by the coding sequence ATGCAACAGGGGACCGCGGCAACCTTCGACGAGGACACGTGCACCAGCATCGTCAAGGAGGAGGGAGCCGGCGAGCTCGAGGCCAAGTGGTTCGGGAGGAGAGGGGAGCAGGGCCTCGTCCTCAGCCTGGTGGAGACAGCCTACCTCCTCCTCAGCGAGAAGATCCAAGTATCGAGCACGAGGGGAGCAGCCTCCGACCTAAACCAGCTCGTAAGCCTGCACCAAGAATGCTTCGCCGAGTTCTTCTGGCCAATGCTCACAGTATACAAGGACCTTAGAGACAGGGGGAGAAGAGTCAAACCAGTTGGAAGAAACAGCTTCCTCGTAAGGGACAAGCAGGGGGGCATGAAGCTGGTCTACGTGCTGGAGGAGAAACACCTCGAGAAAACCAGCGAGCTGATGAGCTACGTTGAAGCAGCCAGGAGCAACTCGCTCGAAACAGTCTTCGCCGTAGTCAGCCTGCAGGGAGACCTAACATACTACGAAGTATCAAGGATAAACCCGGTGGTGGAGTAG
- the mtnA gene encoding S-methyl-5-thioribose-1-phosphate isomerase, translating into MGIPYPVRVRAVWWDESSRRVCWINTLKLPHSEEVECSSDPVRVAKAIIDLEIRGAPAIGVAAALAVAAYAWSLVSEPRDVFYSRVLEAVSLLWRTRPTAHNLFHALARVRRVLSESMSRGLGPVEAAGAVADEALRVLSEDVYSNLLIGEHGSQLVPDGATILTHCNAGALATSALGTAHAVIRVAWYKGKRVRVIATETRPVLQGARLTVWELSKEGIPVTLVTDNAAGFLLRRGMVDLVIVGADRITREGYVVNKIGTYMIALAAKRNNIPFYVAAPSSTIDLESNIDDVVIEERNPGEVKYVMGKLITLEDAPALNYAFDITDPDLVTAIITEKGVIHPPFHENLKKTLEK; encoded by the coding sequence ATGGGTATTCCTTACCCGGTGAGGGTTAGAGCCGTCTGGTGGGATGAGTCCTCGAGGAGGGTTTGCTGGATTAACACTCTCAAGCTCCCTCACTCCGAGGAGGTTGAGTGCAGCAGCGACCCGGTGAGGGTTGCTAAGGCGATAATTGACTTGGAGATAAGGGGTGCGCCGGCGATAGGTGTGGCTGCGGCGCTCGCCGTGGCGGCTTATGCTTGGAGCCTGGTGAGCGAGCCCCGGGATGTTTTCTACTCCAGGGTTCTCGAGGCTGTTTCGCTCCTCTGGCGTACTCGTCCCACGGCTCACAACCTCTTCCACGCCTTGGCCAGGGTTAGAAGGGTTTTATCCGAGTCGATGAGCAGGGGGCTGGGGCCTGTTGAAGCCGCTGGCGCCGTTGCCGACGAGGCCCTCAGGGTGTTGAGCGAAGATGTTTACTCGAACCTCTTGATCGGCGAGCACGGCTCACAGCTGGTCCCCGACGGTGCTACGATACTCACTCACTGCAACGCTGGAGCCCTCGCCACCTCGGCCCTCGGCACGGCTCACGCGGTGATAAGGGTCGCGTGGTATAAGGGGAAGAGGGTCAGGGTCATCGCTACTGAGACCCGCCCCGTCCTCCAGGGGGCTAGGCTCACGGTGTGGGAGCTGTCGAAGGAGGGGATCCCCGTCACCCTGGTGACGGACAACGCTGCCGGGTTCCTTCTGAGGAGGGGGATGGTCGACCTAGTCATCGTCGGCGCCGACAGGATCACGAGAGAAGGCTACGTCGTCAACAAGATTGGAACGTACATGATAGCTCTCGCAGCCAAGAGGAACAACATACCATTCTACGTGGCCGCCCCGTCGAGCACCATAGACTTGGAGAGCAACATAGACGACGTAGTCATAGAGGAGAGAAACCCCGGCGAGGTGAAATACGTAATGGGCAAGCTCATAACCCTGGAAGACGCTCCCGCCCTGAACTACGCCTTCGACATAACCGACCCAGACCTAGTCACAGCGATAATAACCGAGAAAGGAGTAATCCACCCCCCATTCCACGAAAACCTGAAGAAAACCCTGGAGAAATAA